Proteins from a genomic interval of Undibacterium parvum:
- the erpA gene encoding iron-sulfur cluster insertion protein ErpA — MNAVAEMPSPIVFTDSAAAKVADLIAEEGNPDLKLRVFVQGGGCSGFQYGFTFDEITNEDDTVMDKNGVQLLIDAMSFQYLVGAEIDYKDDLEGAQFVIKNPNAESTCGCGSSFSA; from the coding sequence ATGAATGCCGTAGCCGAAATGCCAAGTCCGATAGTATTTACCGATAGCGCCGCCGCAAAAGTGGCAGACCTGATTGCCGAAGAAGGTAATCCTGATCTGAAACTGCGTGTATTTGTGCAAGGTGGCGGATGTTCAGGTTTTCAGTATGGTTTCACTTTCGATGAAATTACCAATGAAGACGATACCGTGATGGATAAAAACGGTGTGCAGTTACTGATAGACGCGATGAGCTTCCAATATCTGGTTGGTGCAGAGATTGATTACAAAGATGATTTGGAAGGCGCGCAATTCGTGATCAAGAATCCGAATGCAGAATCAACCTGCGGTTGTGGATCTTCCTTCTCGGCCTAA
- a CDS encoding bactofilin family protein, which translates to MFSRKNKNTIDSLIGVSTSIEGNLHFKGGLRIDGHVKGNVIAEPGVSSMLVISEQARIDGEVRAAHIVVNGEINGPVFSTELIELQAKSKISGDVHYKALEMMSGALVTGKLAHDQLVEPVLKLAASN; encoded by the coding sequence ATGTTTAGTCGCAAAAATAAAAATACCATCGATAGTTTGATCGGCGTATCCACCAGTATAGAAGGCAATCTGCACTTTAAGGGCGGCTTGCGGATAGATGGCCACGTCAAAGGCAATGTGATCGCTGAGCCGGGAGTTTCCAGCATGCTGGTAATTTCTGAGCAGGCCAGAATCGACGGCGAAGTGCGTGCAGCGCATATCGTGGTCAACGGCGAGATTAACGGCCCGGTGTTTTCCACTGAGCTGATCGAGTTACAGGCTAAATCAAAAATTTCTGGTGACGTGCACTATAAAGCCTTGGAAATGATGAGCGGTGCTCTGGTCACAGGTAAGCTGGCGCATGATCAGTTGGTCGAACCCGTCTTGAAGTTAGCCGCGTCCAACTAG
- a CDS encoding DUF6776 family protein, whose protein sequence is MAKPRFLQRRIAASKMTISHQQPWPIKLALVALVIGLGGAIAMWTYDLGRSFAFGPQFSVERLDLLQRQVETLAAERDKLAATASTIESQQNIEKSTQKQLGDQVKTLTSENLKLKDDLAFFESLMPAATGPEGITVQRIKAEMAAPNQLRYRVLVMQGGKGGRDFVGEMQFSLNLVVAGKPAIMQFPDAKAGEAGKLKLTFRHYQRQEGLITLPDNAVVKSIQVKIMDKGVQRAQQSINL, encoded by the coding sequence ATGGCAAAACCGCGCTTCTTGCAACGCCGCATTGCGGCGTCAAAAATGACGATTAGCCACCAGCAACCCTGGCCGATTAAGCTGGCCTTGGTAGCTCTGGTGATAGGCTTGGGCGGCGCGATCGCGATGTGGACTTACGATCTCGGTCGCAGTTTTGCATTTGGCCCTCAGTTTAGCGTTGAACGTCTCGACTTGCTGCAGCGGCAAGTCGAGACGTTGGCCGCCGAGCGGGATAAGTTAGCAGCCACCGCCAGCACCATAGAGAGCCAGCAAAATATAGAAAAATCGACGCAAAAACAATTGGGCGACCAGGTCAAGACCTTGACCTCAGAAAACCTGAAGCTGAAAGATGATCTGGCATTTTTTGAAAGCCTGATGCCAGCAGCGACTGGGCCCGAGGGCATCACGGTGCAAAGGATTAAAGCCGAAATGGCTGCGCCAAATCAGTTGCGCTACCGGGTCTTGGTGATGCAGGGTGGCAAGGGCGGTCGGGATTTTGTTGGTGAGATGCAGTTCAGTCTAAATCTGGTCGTAGCGGGTAAACCTGCTATCATGCAATTCCCTGACGCCAAAGCAGGTGAGGCTGGTAAGCTTAAATTGACATTTCGGCACTATCAAAGGCAAGAGGGCTTGATCACTTTACCGGATAATGCGGTCGTCAAAAGCATACAGGTCAAAATCATGGATAAGGGCGTGCAGCGCGCGCAGCAAAGCATCAATTTGTAA
- the argC gene encoding N-acetyl-gamma-glutamyl-phosphate reductase: protein MIKIGIVGGTGYTGVELLRILATHPQAQLTAITSRKEDGLPVADMYPSLRGRVDVAFSSPEKAKLHECDVVFFATPHGVAMSQAPELVAAGVKVIDLAPDFRLQDVAQFEKWYGMPHTCTDLLKEAVYGLPELNREAIKTARVIGNPGCYPTTMQLGFAPLLKAGIVDAANLIADCKSGVSGAGRKLDVGYLFAEASDSFKAYGVSGHRHLPETVEQLQHLTKDKVGLIFTPHLVPMIRGMHSTLYARLTKEISNADLQALFEDAYKDEPFVDVMPFGAHPETRSTRGSNMLRIALHRPADCNMLVVLVVQDNLVKGSSGQAVQCMNLMFGLDESTGLMHVPVMP, encoded by the coding sequence ATGATCAAAATTGGCATAGTGGGCGGTACTGGTTACACAGGCGTGGAATTGCTCAGAATCTTAGCGACGCATCCACAAGCCCAATTGACGGCTATCACTTCACGTAAAGAAGATGGCTTGCCAGTCGCCGATATGTATCCCTCATTGCGTGGTCGTGTCGATGTGGCGTTTAGCTCGCCTGAAAAAGCAAAATTGCATGAGTGCGATGTGGTGTTCTTCGCTACTCCGCATGGCGTGGCGATGTCACAAGCGCCTGAGCTGGTGGCCGCAGGTGTCAAGGTGATCGATCTGGCGCCGGATTTTCGTTTGCAAGATGTGGCGCAATTTGAAAAATGGTATGGCATGCCGCATACCTGCACCGATCTCTTAAAAGAAGCCGTCTACGGTTTGCCAGAGTTGAATCGTGAGGCGATTAAAACGGCACGTGTAATTGGCAATCCAGGTTGTTACCCGACCACCATGCAACTCGGTTTTGCCCCCTTGTTGAAAGCGGGTATCGTCGACGCAGCTAATCTGATTGCCGATTGCAAATCGGGCGTATCGGGTGCTGGTCGCAAACTTGATGTTGGCTACCTGTTTGCAGAAGCCAGCGATAGTTTTAAGGCCTACGGCGTTTCGGGTCACCGGCATCTGCCAGAAACTGTAGAGCAGTTGCAGCACCTGACTAAGGACAAGGTCGGCCTGATTTTTACGCCGCATCTAGTGCCTATGATACGCGGCATGCATTCCACCTTGTATGCCAGGTTGACCAAAGAAATCAGTAATGCAGACTTGCAGGCCCTGTTTGAAGATGCCTACAAAGATGAACCTTTTGTCGATGTCATGCCATTCGGAGCACATCCGGAGACCAGATCCACACGCGGCTCGAATATGTTGCGCATCGCTTTGCACCGGCCGGCTGACTGCAATATGCTGGTAGTGCTGGTGGTGCAGGATAATCTGGTAAAAGGTTCGTCCGGCCAGGCAGTGCAATGTATGAACCTAATGTTCGGGCTGGATGAAAGCACCGGCTTGATGCATGTTCCAGTAATGCCTTAA
- the rpsI gene encoding 30S ribosomal protein S9, with protein MIGNYNYGTGRRKSAVARVFIKTGSGKIVVNGKPADQYFSRKTGLMVISQPLELTNNLETFDIMVNVHGGGESGQSGAVRHGITRALIDYDAALKPELSKAGFVTRDAREVERKKVGLRKARRAKQFSKR; from the coding sequence ATGATCGGTAATTACAACTACGGAACTGGCCGTCGCAAGAGCGCAGTTGCTCGTGTTTTCATCAAGACAGGCAGCGGCAAGATCGTTGTCAACGGTAAGCCAGCGGACCAATATTTTTCCCGTAAAACGGGTTTGATGGTGATCAGCCAGCCTTTGGAATTGACAAATAATCTCGAAACTTTCGACATTATGGTCAACGTACACGGCGGCGGCGAATCCGGTCAATCCGGTGCAGTTCGTCACGGTATCACTCGTGCACTGATCGACTATGATGCAGCATTGAAGCCTGAGCTGTCAAAAGCTGGTTTCGTTACTCGCGATGCTCGTGAAGTTGAACGTAAAAAAGTCGGTCTGCGCAAAGCTCGTCGCGCAAAGCAATTCTCCAAGCGTTAA
- the rplM gene encoding 50S ribosomal protein L13, translating into MKTFSAKGHEVQRDWFVVDATDKILGRVASEVALRLRGKHKPEFTPHVDTGDFIVVINAGKLRVTGTKALNKIYYRHTGYPGGIYETNFQKMQARFPGRALEKAVKGMLPKGPLGYAMIKKLKVYAEATHPHAAQQPQVLDI; encoded by the coding sequence ATGAAAACCTTTTCCGCTAAGGGCCATGAGGTTCAGCGCGACTGGTTCGTGGTTGACGCGACAGATAAAATTCTCGGACGTGTTGCCAGCGAAGTGGCACTCCGTTTACGCGGCAAGCACAAACCAGAATTTACACCACACGTTGATACAGGCGATTTCATCGTCGTTATCAATGCAGGTAAACTGCGTGTGACTGGAACTAAAGCACTGAACAAGATTTACTACCGTCATACTGGTTATCCAGGCGGTATCTACGAAACAAACTTCCAGAAAATGCAAGCGCGTTTCCCAGGTCGTGCATTAGAGAAAGCTGTTAAGGGCATGTTGCCTAAAGGCCCACTCGGTTATGCGATGATCAAAAAGCTCAAAGTGTATGCAGAGGCAACTCATCCGCATGCTGCGCAGCAACCACAAGTTCTCGACATCTAA